The Cohnella abietis genome has a segment encoding these proteins:
- a CDS encoding ABC transporter substrate-binding protein translates to MLRKSGAILLVAIMIIISACGSNNNNKVESSPSATKSPEPSPSPSPTASESDSPSPSAKPVTIKLLTYTANGQEETLKAMVEAFQAKNQDVTVDYEVVPYADYDTKLTTLLASGSEPDIYEVGYENFRKYAAKDLLLDLSPIIAADTSFNPAIYKKLAYDAFNYNGKQMGVTESFSDVVLYYNKDLFDAKQMKYPDASWTWKEELEAAQKLTDPKAGVWGTYAPIQFYEFYKTIVQNGGGVFDASGNPTVNSPANVEALQWMIDKASKYKVSPALNDDTFNQPDADLNAFLAGKIAMVRFGIWNFGRFKDAPFKWDIALEPGNTQKAHHFFADGLVASKNTKQSDAVWRFLKFFTSDPDSVSKRIAAGWSVPAVADDAVMDAYYKQTPPESKKVVIEALDSLVLPPVGPKPEKWGELQTAVVEQLDKAKLGRITAQKALDNAQKSVEALLSK, encoded by the coding sequence TTGTTGAGAAAAAGCGGGGCTATATTGCTAGTAGCTATTATGATCATTATTAGTGCATGTGGGTCAAACAACAATAACAAAGTAGAAAGCTCTCCATCAGCAACGAAGTCACCAGAGCCATCGCCATCCCCGTCACCAACAGCATCAGAATCGGATTCGCCATCCCCTTCCGCAAAGCCGGTCACAATCAAATTACTGACATATACGGCTAACGGGCAGGAAGAAACATTAAAGGCGATGGTAGAAGCATTCCAAGCGAAAAATCAAGATGTAACTGTAGATTACGAGGTTGTGCCATACGCAGATTATGATACGAAGCTTACTACATTATTAGCGAGTGGTAGCGAGCCTGATATTTACGAGGTTGGCTATGAGAACTTCAGAAAATATGCTGCTAAAGATCTTCTACTCGATTTGTCCCCAATTATCGCGGCAGACACTTCGTTTAACCCAGCCATTTATAAGAAGCTAGCTTATGACGCTTTTAACTACAATGGTAAGCAAATGGGTGTGACCGAAAGCTTCTCAGACGTTGTTCTGTATTACAACAAAGATCTGTTCGATGCAAAGCAAATGAAATATCCGGATGCGTCTTGGACTTGGAAGGAAGAGCTGGAAGCGGCTCAGAAGCTGACCGATCCTAAAGCGGGCGTATGGGGGACTTATGCTCCGATTCAGTTCTATGAGTTCTATAAGACAATTGTGCAAAATGGGGGCGGCGTGTTTGACGCAAGCGGCAACCCTACGGTAAACAGCCCTGCCAACGTGGAAGCATTGCAATGGATGATCGATAAAGCTAGTAAATATAAAGTATCACCAGCGCTGAACGATGATACCTTTAATCAACCGGACGCCGACTTGAATGCATTTTTAGCTGGTAAAATTGCGATGGTACGGTTCGGAATCTGGAACTTCGGCAGATTTAAGGATGCGCCTTTCAAATGGGACATTGCGTTAGAGCCAGGCAATACTCAGAAGGCTCATCATTTCTTCGCTGATGGTCTTGTCGCATCGAAAAATACGAAGCAATCAGATGCAGTATGGAGATTCTTGAAATTCTTCACTAGTGATCCAGATTCGGTTAGTAAGCGGATCGCCGCAGGCTGGAGTGTACCAGCTGTTGCTGATGACGCGGTAATGGATGCCTATTACAAACAAACACCACCTGAATCCAAGAAGGTTGTTATCGAAGCACTGGATTCGCTAGTCCTTCCTCCTGTTGGTCCTAAACCGGAGAAGTGGGGAGAGCTTCAGACCGCTGTAGTAGAGCAGCTGGATAAAGCGAAGCTCGGACGGATTACCGCTCAGAAGGCACTTGATAACGCCCAGAAGAGCGTCGAAGCTTTACTAAGCAAATAA
- a CDS encoding TVP38/TMEM64 family protein gives MRRSTVLKITAAVIIVAALLWLDFKYLKVNPETIRTWVLSFGWLAPVLYIGMYIARPFILFPASVMSMAGGLAFGTGMGILYTLVGAVTGAVLSFLVARKIGGGFFRGREDPRLAKIERAMERRGFMMVLLLRIAPFVPFDLVSYAAGVARVPLRAFLPATFIGTLPGTFAYNFLGASLTKGSWREFLIAGFVFAIALSVPFLLRRKVQREVEDS, from the coding sequence ATGCGTCGTTCAACGGTTTTGAAAATAACGGCTGCAGTCATTATCGTCGCGGCATTGCTTTGGTTGGATTTCAAATATTTGAAGGTGAATCCAGAAACGATTCGTACATGGGTGCTGTCGTTCGGTTGGCTGGCACCTGTGCTTTATATTGGAATGTATATCGCTCGTCCATTTATTTTGTTCCCAGCTTCGGTTATGTCTATGGCTGGCGGTTTGGCTTTTGGGACGGGGATGGGAATACTTTACACATTAGTTGGCGCAGTGACTGGGGCTGTACTATCTTTTTTGGTTGCAAGAAAGATAGGAGGGGGATTTTTTCGCGGAAGAGAAGATCCGAGGCTAGCGAAAATAGAAAGGGCGATGGAGAGGCGTGGATTTATGATGGTGCTTCTGTTAAGGATTGCGCCCTTTGTTCCCTTTGATTTGGTTAGCTATGCGGCAGGTGTAGCCCGGGTGCCGTTGCGGGCTTTTCTGCCCGCAACGTTCATTGGAACACTTCCCGGTACCTTTGCTTATAATTTCCTCGGCGCTAGCTTAACTAAGGGAAGCTGGCGTGAGTTTCTAATAGCAGGGTTTGTTTTTGCTATAGCGTTATCTGTTCCTTTTCTGCTGCGACGTAAGGTACAACGAGAGGTCGAGGATAGTTGA
- a CDS encoding LacI family DNA-binding transcriptional regulator → MKRITIRDVSERAGVSTAAVSYVLNGREGKVSPDTILRVRRAAEELNYIPDFSARSLANNKSKLIGVVIPQTEEHKQLLLQNPFYSELICGIEARLRQSGYHMILSGVEKGEGYLDTSMQRNLDGAIIMGIYQESFYEDLKKARMPIVLIDSYVYDSHFHVVGIDDELGGYLATKHFIDNGHTNIALVTGMIRKDGVVEKRFLGYKRALKEAGLFYHPDHVFEHSVTYEFGQEAAKLIVAKYPEITAVFATSDLMAMGVMQGLRDEGKVVPQDVSVIGFDDITIARMCTPPLTTIMQDTINRGITAADRLLSAIHNPDGGLPQEPTIMPLTLVNRDTVRKLS, encoded by the coding sequence ATGAAACGCATTACGATTCGAGACGTGTCAGAAAGAGCGGGGGTTTCCACCGCAGCGGTGTCCTACGTGCTTAACGGGCGGGAGGGCAAAGTATCGCCGGATACGATCTTGAGGGTACGACGCGCAGCAGAAGAGCTTAATTACATTCCTGATTTCTCAGCACGAAGCTTAGCCAATAACAAATCGAAGCTAATAGGTGTTGTCATTCCTCAGACGGAGGAGCACAAGCAGCTGCTGCTGCAAAACCCATTTTACTCCGAGCTGATTTGTGGCATTGAAGCCCGGCTTCGACAATCTGGTTACCATATGATTCTATCTGGTGTTGAGAAAGGAGAGGGTTACCTCGATACCTCAATGCAGCGGAACCTCGACGGTGCGATCATTATGGGAATTTATCAGGAGAGCTTCTATGAGGATTTGAAAAAAGCGAGAATGCCAATAGTGCTAATCGACAGCTATGTGTATGACAGCCACTTTCATGTAGTAGGCATCGACGACGAGCTGGGTGGCTATTTGGCAACGAAGCATTTTATCGACAACGGTCATACGAATATTGCGCTAGTTACGGGAATGATTCGGAAGGACGGCGTTGTGGAGAAACGGTTTCTTGGTTACAAAAGGGCACTGAAGGAAGCGGGGTTATTTTATCATCCTGATCATGTTTTTGAGCACTCTGTCACTTACGAATTTGGGCAGGAGGCTGCCAAGCTAATTGTAGCGAAGTATCCAGAAATAACAGCCGTGTTCGCGACAAGTGATCTCATGGCAATGGGTGTCATGCAGGGATTAAGAGATGAGGGCAAGGTAGTGCCTCAGGACGTATCGGTTATTGGATTTGACGACATAACGATTGCCCGTATGTGCACACCGCCCTTGACGACGATTATGCAGGACACGATTAACAGAGGAATTACTGCTGCGGATAGGTTACTATCGGCGATTCATAATCCGGATGGAGGACTACCGCAGGAACCGACGATCATGCCACTTACTCTCGTAAATCGAGATACCGTACGCAAGCTGTCATAA